One genomic window of Leptotrichia shahii includes the following:
- a CDS encoding retron system putative HNH endonuclease, giving the protein MLKIDKNDEPKFFAEFKKKSNPKSWKDFDFKIKGKLKEYMLENEQKIDENYFCPYCERQISVEKSQIEHIKPKDKFPKLFHNYSNFLTGCLENQTCGSTKGNKWDDNFVNPVEYNPRDYFEYSISTGEIIPKYENGIEYEMAMKTIEILNLNQKKLCESRKSFIYQNSSRKEGKIVINIENLKYITKFPTLKEFLLKNLKSETKK; this is encoded by the coding sequence ATGCTGAAAATAGATAAAAACGATGAGCCAAAATTTTTTGCGGAATTTAAAAAGAAAAGTAATCCAAAAAGCTGGAAAGATTTTGATTTTAAAATAAAGGGAAAACTAAAAGAGTATATGCTTGAAAATGAGCAGAAAATAGATGAAAATTATTTTTGTCCTTATTGTGAAAGACAGATTTCTGTTGAGAAAAGTCAAATTGAGCATATAAAACCTAAAGACAAATTTCCAAAGTTGTTTCATAATTACAGTAATTTTTTGACTGGTTGTCTTGAAAATCAAACTTGTGGTTCAACAAAAGGGAACAAATGGGATGATAATTTTGTGAATCCAGTTGAATATAATCCTAGAGATTATTTTGAATATAGTATTAGTACAGGCGAAATAATTCCAAAATATGAAAATGGAATAGAGTATGAAATGGCAATGAAAACAATAGAAATTTTAAATTTGAATCAAAAAAAATTATGTGAAAGCAGAAAAAGTTTTATTTATCAAAATTCTTCAAGAAAAGAAGGGAAAATAGTAATTAATATTGAAAATTTAAAATACATAACAAAATTTCCTACGCTAAAAGAATTTCTTTTAAAAAATTTAAAATCTGAAACTAAAAAATAA
- a CDS encoding UvrD-helicase domain-containing protein: MLSKINDKNLLKEKEILKNLFKNISKNKSTLFNAGAGAGKTYSLIECLKYVIREEGRNLENKNKKVICITYTNVATNEIKERLGNTNLILVSTIHERIWSLINNKLYQSKLVEIHFEYTKEKIKEENEKLKKNKKYLLYNKEEKSYINEIISKTNIKIQFLNKDNFEEELKKENISDEIFFDMKVTNFKEIYKKLKKISKLENCLKEIENKKYKNIEYTPLFNFDVLHKMKISHDTLLEYGYRMIKKFDLLKQIIIDKYPYIFIDEYQDTDEKVVKIMNLLDEYSKKINHKFYVGYFGDYVQNIYNSGVGESIKELHTDLDNVYKKYNRRSAKEIIEVANKIKKNEFPQESIYEDSDGGTIEFFSGKEEEIKAFLEKVEKEWNITQDSPLHCFILTNKLIAEYSGFQDIYDFFYKSDYYKKNYNQLTSELFSNDMTKLGSIPSFFFRISKFLNDLQNEKTFVTDIFSKVYRGKNLKQLRTLKKIMVEIRNSKKETLNDYLEKIFELYNRNEDLDYKKIVKNVFQIEDISLENIKKYIIQELFDDEYGNNINEVENFLKIEINQYFNWYRYLIEEKGEKIYYHTYHGTKGREFENVVIIMENSFGRNNKNLFFDFFKNYNKKIEEKDLKKHNEARNLLYVSVTRAIKNLKIFYIDDISEFSGNIKKVFGDIKKFQ; the protein is encoded by the coding sequence ATGTTATCAAAAATAAATGATAAAAATTTATTAAAAGAAAAAGAAATTTTAAAAAATTTATTTAAAAATATATCTAAAAATAAAAGTACTCTTTTTAATGCGGGAGCAGGTGCAGGGAAAACCTATTCTCTAATTGAATGCTTAAAATATGTTATAAGAGAAGAAGGAAGAAATTTAGAGAATAAAAATAAAAAAGTAATATGTATAACTTATACGAATGTTGCAACAAACGAAATAAAAGAAAGATTGGGAAATACTAATCTTATTTTAGTTTCAACAATTCATGAAAGGATTTGGAGTTTGATAAATAATAAACTTTATCAATCTAAGTTAGTAGAAATTCATTTTGAATATACTAAAGAGAAGATAAAAGAAGAAAATGAAAAATTGAAGAAGAATAAGAAATATTTGTTGTATAATAAAGAAGAAAAAAGTTATATTAATGAAATCATATCGAAAACTAATATAAAAATACAATTTTTGAATAAAGATAATTTTGAAGAAGAATTGAAAAAAGAAAATATTTCTGATGAAATCTTTTTTGATATGAAAGTTACGAATTTTAAAGAAATTTATAAAAAACTAAAAAAAATATCTAAACTTGAAAATTGTCTAAAAGAAATAGAAAATAAAAAATATAAAAATATAGAGTATACGCCTTTATTTAATTTTGATGTGTTACATAAAATGAAAATAAGCCATGATACTCTACTAGAATACGGATATAGAATGATAAAAAAATTTGACTTATTAAAACAAATAATAATTGATAAATATCCTTATATTTTTATAGATGAGTATCAAGATACTGATGAAAAAGTAGTTAAAATAATGAATTTATTAGATGAATATTCAAAAAAAATTAATCATAAATTTTATGTCGGATATTTTGGAGATTATGTACAGAATATTTATAATAGTGGAGTAGGTGAATCAATAAAAGAATTGCATACTGATTTAGATAATGTCTATAAAAAATATAATAGAAGATCTGCTAAAGAAATTATTGAAGTTGCAAATAAAATTAAAAAGAATGAATTTCCTCAAGAATCTATATATGAAGATAGTGACGGTGGAACAATAGAGTTTTTTTCTGGAAAAGAAGAAGAAATAAAAGCCTTTTTAGAAAAAGTAGAGAAAGAATGGAATATAACACAAGATAGTCCTTTACATTGTTTTATATTAACAAACAAGTTAATTGCAGAATATTCTGGTTTTCAAGATATTTATGATTTTTTTTATAAAAGTGACTATTATAAAAAGAATTATAACCAATTAACGTCAGAATTATTTTCAAATGACATGACAAAATTAGGAAGTATTCCTAGTTTCTTTTTTAGAATAAGCAAATTTTTAAATGATTTGCAAAATGAAAAAACTTTTGTAACAGATATTTTCAGTAAAGTCTACAGAGGGAAAAATTTAAAACAATTAAGAACTTTAAAAAAAATTATGGTAGAAATTAGAAATAGCAAAAAAGAAACTTTAAATGATTATTTAGAAAAAATATTTGAATTGTATAATAGAAATGAAGATTTAGATTACAAAAAAATAGTAAAAAATGTATTTCAAATTGAAGATATATCCTTAGAAAATATAAAAAAATATATTATTCAAGAACTTTTTGATGATGAATATGGAAATAATATAAATGAAGTTGAAAATTTTTTGAAAATTGAGATTAATCAATATTTTAATTGGTACAGATATTTAATAGAAGAAAAAGGAGAAAAAATATATTATCATACGTATCATGGAACAAAAGGTAGGGAATTTGAAAATGTTGTTATAATAATGGAAAATTCTTTTGGAAGAAATAACAAAAATCTTTTTTTTGATTTTTTTAAAAATTACAATAAGAAAATTGAAGAAAAAGATTTAAAAAAACATAATGAAGCAAGGAATTTGTTATATGTTTCTGTAACTAGAGCAATTAAAAATCTTAAAATATTTTATATAGATGATATTTCAGAATTTTCTGGAAATATAAAGAAAGTATTTGGAGATATAAAAAAGTTTCAATAA
- a CDS encoding ATP-dependent nuclease, which yields MISYRFNEKHPKSSKYFPNKEKVESKFDELNKDLTETITIGQTNNINDTLSSVISQDNLKIFLNSDLSLDKALNDLVNYQYLDKEIPIPENQFGLGYTNLVMIIANLIDYIDKYEGDMSNSKINLICIEEPETYMHPQMQELFIKYINDAINKLLSKEDKKNLNSQLVISTHSSHILNSKIHSGDGFDNINYVTFKNNESRIIILKDEKITPKNLETNKKMEHLKFIKKHIKFKVSELFFSDAVILVEGDTEYNLLPLYIDENEYLKQKYITIFNIGGAYGHLYKELFELIELPVLIITDLDIKREKIEGKNGKKKNDISQIEKIEENMQSTNTTLKFFNKNNEMIVNIIKEEYIKNKNIIVCYQNKIYEYYPTSFEEAFILTNFDNKILNKVLKNILQRTYSRIVKNDYENNKKNSYEWQFRIGENNKKTELANELFYHIVTTNKNNKIPELPEYIKKGLDQLDKLLRENGEIKNVIKNK from the coding sequence ATAATTAGCTATCGTTTTAATGAAAAACATCCTAAATCAAGTAAGTATTTTCCAAACAAAGAAAAAGTAGAAAGTAAATTTGATGAGTTAAATAAAGATTTGACCGAAACTATTACTATCGGACAAACAAATAATATTAATGATACATTATCAAGTGTAATTTCTCAAGATAATTTAAAGATTTTTTTGAATTCTGATTTGTCTTTAGATAAAGCATTAAACGATTTAGTTAATTATCAATATCTTGATAAAGAAATTCCTATTCCAGAAAATCAATTTGGACTTGGATATACAAATCTTGTTATGATTATTGCTAATTTAATTGATTACATTGATAAATATGAAGGGGATATGTCAAATAGTAAAATTAATTTAATATGTATTGAAGAACCTGAAACGTATATGCATCCACAAATGCAAGAATTATTCATAAAATATATAAATGATGCGATAAATAAGTTATTGTCAAAAGAAGATAAAAAAAATCTTAACAGTCAATTAGTTATATCAACACATTCATCACATATTTTGAATAGTAAAATTCATAGTGGAGATGGATTTGATAATATAAACTATGTAACTTTTAAAAACAATGAGTCGAGAATAATTATTTTAAAAGATGAAAAAATAACTCCGAAGAATTTAGAAACGAATAAAAAAATGGAGCATTTAAAATTTATAAAAAAACATATAAAATTTAAAGTTTCGGAATTATTTTTTTCAGATGCAGTTATTTTGGTTGAAGGGGATACAGAATATAATTTGTTACCTTTGTATATAGATGAAAATGAATATTTAAAACAAAAATACATAACAATATTTAATATAGGTGGAGCATACGGACATTTGTATAAAGAATTATTTGAACTGATAGAATTACCAGTTTTAATAATAACAGATTTGGATATTAAACGAGAAAAAATAGAGGGAAAAAATGGGAAGAAAAAAAATGATATAAGCCAAATAGAAAAAATTGAAGAAAATATGCAATCAACTAATACCACTTTAAAATTTTTTAATAAAAATAATGAAATGATTGTTAATATAATTAAGGAAGAATATATAAAGAATAAAAATATAATTGTATGTTACCAGAATAAAATTTATGAATATTATCCTACAAGTTTTGAAGAAGCATTTATATTAACTAATTTTGATAATAAGATATTAAATAAAGTACTTAAGAATATTTTACAAAGAACTTATTCAAGAATAGTCAAGAATGATTATGAAAATAATAAAAAAAATTCTTATGAATGGCAATTTAGGATAGGAGAAAATAACAAAAAAACAGAATTAGCGAACGAATTATTTTATCATATTGTAACAACTAATAAGAATAATAAAATTCCTGAATTACCAGAGTATATAAAGAAAGGGTTAGATCAATTAGACAAATTACTCAGAGAAAATGGTGAAATAAAAAATGTTATCAAAAATAAATGA
- a CDS encoding AAA family ATPase, whose amino-acid sequence MKIKNLHIEEYNGLENLNINFESEGKVLDLIVLAGINGSGKTRVLESIRYWFEMFRSKAVNVELFYEENEREVLESLMNSEGLTEVEKEAQKDIEFTDCLKNIKFYNYDYRHNKTENQNYNSKIISRSFGKLKIFPKIIYVPTEINFEEIKKAQTNLKKEYSFINIVDSYEIKDIPSYIATRISRVANEEEDLTMGQVRKKVFAEINGIFEILELDVKLSEISKDENSMPIFTNSSGKKFGINELSSGEKQLFLRTLAIKMLEPENSIIMIDEPELSLHPRWQQKIIDVYKKIGKNNQIILATHSPHILGSVEKESIILLVKNKNGVVEVRTGENFGDSYGQTMERILEDIMGLETDRNPSVHELLNQVKEMIRNDNYENSEFERKYSKIKNILGEDDRDLFLVDMDLQIKKGRKNAENR is encoded by the coding sequence ATGAAAATAAAAAATCTTCACATAGAAGAATACAACGGACTTGAAAACTTAAATATAAACTTTGAGTCAGAAGGAAAAGTTTTGGATTTGATAGTTCTGGCTGGAATTAATGGGAGTGGAAAAACTAGAGTTTTGGAAAGCATTCGTTATTGGTTTGAAATGTTTAGAAGCAAAGCTGTTAATGTGGAATTATTTTATGAAGAGAATGAAAGAGAAGTTTTGGAAAGTCTTATGAATAGTGAAGGATTGACAGAAGTTGAAAAAGAAGCACAAAAGGATATTGAATTTACAGATTGCTTGAAAAATATAAAATTTTATAACTATGATTACAGACACAATAAAACAGAAAATCAAAATTATAATTCAAAAATAATAAGCAGAAGTTTTGGAAAATTAAAAATATTTCCCAAAATAATTTATGTTCCAACTGAGATTAATTTTGAAGAAATTAAAAAAGCTCAAACAAATTTAAAAAAAGAATATAGTTTTATTAATATTGTAGATTCATACGAAATCAAGGATATTCCGTCCTATATTGCAACTCGGATTTCAAGAGTTGCGAATGAAGAGGAAGATTTGACAATGGGACAAGTTAGAAAAAAAGTTTTTGCGGAAATTAATGGAATTTTTGAAATTTTGGAGTTGGATGTAAAACTTTCAGAAATATCGAAAGATGAGAATAGTATGCCGATTTTTACTAATTCTAGTGGAAAAAAATTTGGAATAAATGAACTTTCTTCGGGGGAAAAACAGTTGTTTTTACGGACTTTGGCGATAAAAATGTTGGAGCCTGAAAATTCCATAATTATGATTGATGAGCCTGAATTGTCGTTACATCCGAGATGGCAACAAAAAATTATTGATGTTTATAAAAAAATTGGGAAGAATAATCAGATAATTTTAGCAACACATTCTCCGCATATTTTAGGGAGCGTTGAGAAAGAAAGTATAATTTTGCTAGTAAAAAATAAGAATGGTGTCGTGGAAGTTAGAACTGGAGAAAATTTTGGAGATTCGTATGGACAGACTATGGAAAGAATTCTGGAAGATATAATGGGGCTTGAAACAGATAGAAATCCTAGTGTCCATGAACTTCTTAATCAAGTAAAAGAAATGATTAGGAATGACAATTATGAAAATTCTGAATTTGAGAGAAAATACAGTAAAATAAAAAATATTCTAGGAGAAGACGATAGAGATTTATTTTTAGTGGATATGGATTTGCAAATAAAAAAGGGGAGAAAAAATGCTGAAAATAGATAA
- a CDS encoding AAA family ATPase: protein MYLKSLEIKNFRKFGDKNNIVEFINSKDTPEGTEINVAQNTTLIIGKNNSGKTTIIEALDTLVNGKFTGSDFNFFYLKKLFEGYENENTNKQFPEIEFKLIINLEKNKNDDITNLVPLMTLEDLDDTEIELKIKIVLEESQEFLGEFDKIINKKISGTEKFLKIIEQMNKIGYKTKFYRNDDIEIENFKLDKLINVVSIKANNVSDKNSLKMHLIK, encoded by the coding sequence ATGTACTTAAAAAGTTTGGAAATAAAAAATTTTAGAAAATTTGGAGATAAAAATAATATCGTTGAGTTCATAAATTCTAAAGATACTCCTGAAGGAACTGAAATTAATGTAGCACAAAATACAACTCTAATTATCGGAAAAAATAATTCAGGAAAAACAACAATAATAGAAGCATTAGATACTTTAGTAAATGGTAAATTTACAGGTTCAGATTTTAATTTTTTTTATTTAAAAAAATTATTTGAAGGTTATGAAAATGAGAATACAAACAAACAATTTCCTGAAATAGAGTTTAAATTAATAATAAATTTGGAAAAAAACAAAAATGATGATATAACAAATTTAGTTCCATTGATGACTTTAGAAGACTTAGATGATACTGAAATAGAATTAAAAATTAAAATTGTTTTGGAAGAATCACAAGAATTTTTAGGTGAATTTGATAAAATAATAAATAAAAAAATATCGGGAACAGAAAAATTTTTAAAAATTATAGAACAAATGAATAAAATAGGGTACAAAACAAAATTTTATAGAAATGATGATATTGAAATAGAAAATTTTAAATTGGATAAATTAATAAATGTTGTTTCTATTAAAGCAAATAATGTTTCGGATAAGAATAGTTTAAAAATGCATTTAATAAAATAA
- the hemC gene encoding hydroxymethylbilane synthase has translation MKSNKIIIGTRGSILALAQAEKVKEMLIKKYDELRSVENFCEIEGFEKKNPLEIELKVIVTKGDKDLRDFTKIKGTTQKDLFVKEIEKEMLENKIDLAVHSLKDMPQNTPEGLLNACFPMREDNRDVLVSKNGEKLKELAENSVIGTGSIRREKELLNLRNDVKIKAIRGNIHTRLKKLDDGEYDAIVLAAAGLKRVGLENRITEYFDTDSFIPAPGQGILCIQCRENDNKILNLLKIINDDEVTIMCKAEREFSKIFDGGCHTPIGCSSVIEGNILKLKGMFNDNGNRIFKEVEGNKKNPKETAQKLAEEIKKEETKDGKK, from the coding sequence ATGAAATCAAATAAAATAATTATTGGAACGAGAGGAAGCATTTTGGCACTTGCACAAGCGGAAAAAGTGAAGGAAATGCTTATTAAAAAATATGATGAATTAAGAAGTGTGGAGAATTTTTGTGAAATTGAAGGATTTGAGAAAAAAAATCCACTGGAAATAGAACTGAAAGTTATAGTTACAAAGGGAGATAAAGACCTAAGGGACTTTACAAAAATAAAAGGAACTACGCAAAAGGACTTATTTGTGAAGGAAATTGAAAAGGAAATGCTGGAAAATAAAATAGATTTGGCGGTACATTCGTTAAAGGATATGCCACAGAACACTCCAGAAGGGCTTTTGAATGCATGTTTTCCAATGAGGGAAGATAACCGAGATGTGCTTGTTTCAAAAAATGGAGAAAAATTAAAGGAACTTGCAGAAAATTCTGTAATTGGGACAGGGAGCATAAGACGGGAAAAGGAGCTTCTAAATTTACGAAATGATGTAAAGATAAAAGCAATTCGTGGAAATATTCACACAAGGCTAAAAAAACTTGATGATGGAGAATATGATGCGATTGTGCTGGCTGCGGCTGGATTAAAAAGAGTTGGGCTGGAAAACAGAATTACTGAATATTTTGATACAGATTCATTTATACCAGCACCAGGACAAGGGATTTTGTGTATTCAATGCAGGGAAAATGATAATAAAATACTAAATCTTCTGAAAATTATAAATGATGATGAAGTTACGATAATGTGTAAAGCTGAAAGAGAATTTTCAAAAATTTTTGATGGAGGATGCCATACTCCGATAGGCTGTTCATCGGTCATTGAGGGAAATATATTGAAATTAAAGGGAATGTTTAATGATAATGGAAACAGAATATTTAAAGAAGTTGAAGGAAATAAGAAAAATCCAAAAGAAACTGCACAAAAACTGGCTGAAGAAATAAAAAAAGAGGAGACAAAAGATGGAAAAAAGTAA
- the hemA gene encoding glutamyl-tRNA reductase, whose translation MNENLVKNFYILSFSYKNLSLEEREKFVKEGYRHILSEYMDKMVIKGYVVVETCLRIELYLDVYKEFEVEKLKRDFKIEKMKVYKGSEAVHYLLRVICGLDSIIKGEDQILVQLKKAYFDALDKNITSSFLNIMFNQAIETGKRFRAESKINEKNISLDSIAVKFIRTKFESLENKKIFVIGVGDLSQSILALLHKMNNCYLTMTNRSLRRSIELQKVYPDVQTAEFNEKYNVIKNMDIVISATSAPHLILETAKIQNILNDGKKRFFLDLAVPRDIEASIREFENASLYYLEDIWDEYNKNVEKRDEIVEKYSYIIEEQLKKIAEKLEKRRKYTNQKNIEMGENR comes from the coding sequence ATGAATGAAAATTTAGTAAAAAATTTTTATATTCTAAGTTTTAGTTATAAAAATTTGAGTTTGGAAGAAAGGGAAAAGTTTGTAAAAGAGGGGTATCGGCATATTTTGAGCGAGTATATGGATAAAATGGTTATAAAAGGATATGTTGTTGTTGAAACTTGCTTGAGAATAGAGCTTTATTTGGATGTTTACAAGGAATTTGAGGTTGAGAAACTAAAAAGAGATTTTAAGATTGAGAAGATGAAGGTTTACAAAGGGAGCGAGGCGGTGCATTATTTACTGCGGGTGATTTGTGGGCTGGATTCGATAATAAAGGGAGAGGATCAGATTCTTGTACAGCTTAAAAAAGCATATTTTGACGCTCTTGACAAAAATATTACGTCTTCTTTTTTGAATATAATGTTTAATCAGGCGATAGAAACTGGGAAAAGATTTAGGGCGGAAAGCAAGATAAATGAAAAAAATATTTCACTTGATTCGATAGCTGTAAAATTTATAAGAACAAAATTTGAGAGCCTTGAAAATAAAAAAATATTTGTAATTGGAGTGGGAGATTTGAGCCAGTCAATTCTTGCACTTCTTCACAAAATGAACAATTGCTATTTGACAATGACAAATAGAAGTTTACGACGATCAATTGAATTGCAGAAAGTGTATCCAGATGTTCAAACTGCAGAATTTAATGAGAAATATAATGTTATAAAAAATATGGATATTGTAATAAGTGCCACTTCTGCACCACATTTGATTCTTGAAACAGCGAAAATTCAAAATATTTTGAATGATGGAAAAAAACGGTTTTTCCTTGATTTAGCCGTTCCGAGAGATATTGAGGCAAGTATAAGGGAGTTTGAAAATGCTTCGCTTTATTATTTGGAGGATATTTGGGATGAATATAATAAAAATGTGGAAAAGCGGGATGAAATTGTAGAAAAATATTCTTACATTATTGAGGAGCAGTTGAAAAAAATAGCGGAAAAACTTGAAAAAAGAAGAAAATATACAAATCAGAAAAATATTGAGATGGGTGAAAATAGATGA